From Nitrosopumilus zosterae, the proteins below share one genomic window:
- a CDS encoding universal stress protein, with amino-acid sequence MIFTNILIAYDMSSFSNRAFKIALEIAKTNGSKITLLTIIPGEYSAIMGYSKINPQTIQKQKK; translated from the coding sequence ATGATTTTTACAAATATTCTAATTGCATACGACATGTCATCGTTTTCTAATCGAGCATTTAAAATAGCGTTAGAAATTGCAAAAACAAATGGTTCCAAAATAACTTTATTGACAATCATTCCAGGAGAATATTCTGCAATAATGGGTTATTCTAAAATCAATCCACAGACGATTCAAAAACAAAAAAAATAG
- a CDS encoding helix-turn-helix transcriptional regulator — translation MRKSYTNASSDFLDLASEQRLDILFHLMQEKSKVSPMAKKLDSTVQEVHRNFERLAKSGFIEKDVEGYYHLTVYGSTVCTQIPTMIFFSNNRKYFQEHDFGNLPAKFIERIGALSTGVYVKGFTKVMEKWKSIYKNANEYIYELHSEVSNDLIEPLIKKARDDKVKINYILSESCIVPKGRKRTLEKFGFNQLLENGIIERKMSKDVLVVVALNEKEACISFPNRNGDANIGFAFYGNDVRFHEWCLDYFRYCWYNSGSFRESKLKEE, via the coding sequence ATGCGAAAGAGCTACACCAATGCTAGTAGTGATTTTTTGGACCTTGCAAGTGAGCAGAGGTTAGACATCCTCTTTCACTTGATGCAAGAAAAATCAAAGGTTTCTCCAATGGCCAAGAAACTTGATTCCACGGTTCAAGAGGTTCATAGGAATTTTGAGCGTCTTGCAAAATCAGGTTTTATCGAAAAAGATGTGGAAGGATATTACCATCTTACAGTGTATGGGAGTACAGTTTGCACACAGATTCCTACAATGATCTTTTTTTCAAATAACCGAAAATATTTTCAAGAGCATGATTTTGGAAACCTTCCTGCAAAATTCATAGAGCGAATCGGTGCATTATCTACTGGAGTATATGTTAAAGGATTTACCAAAGTAATGGAAAAATGGAAGTCGATATATAAAAATGCCAATGAATACATCTATGAATTACACTCAGAAGTATCAAATGATCTAATAGAACCATTGATAAAAAAAGCAAGAGATGACAAAGTAAAGATAAATTATATTCTTTCAGAATCTTGCATAGTTCCAAAAGGCAGAAAAAGAACATTGGAAAAATTTGGGTTTAATCAATTATTAGAAAATGGAATCATTGAAAGAAAAATGTCAAAGGATGTATTGGTGGTTGTAGCACTTAATGAAAAAGAAGCATGCATATCATTTCCTAACAGAAATGGCGATGCAAATATAGGATTTGCATTTTATGGAAACGATGTTAGATTTCATGAATGGTGTCTTGATTATTTCCGATATTGCTGGTACAACTCTGGATCATTTCGAGAAAGTAAATTAAAAGAAGAATAG
- a CDS encoding universal stress protein, with product MAKKSNVPISVKIKQGTSIVTEIINIAKSSRTDLVVLGSHGRTGVKRMILGSVANGVVQKSKCPVLIVK from the coding sequence GTGGCTAAAAAATCAAATGTGCCAATATCTGTTAAAATTAAACAAGGCACCTCGATAGTAACGGAGATAATCAACATAGCAAAATCTTCGAGAACAGACCTTGTTGTATTGGGTTCTCATGGAAGAACAGGCGTAAAAAGAATGATTCTTGGGAGTGTTGCAAATGGCGTTGTACAAAAATCAAAATGCCCAGTGTTAATAGTGAAATAA
- a CDS encoding 4Fe-4S dicluster domain-containing protein — MPIDESFPEGMEPIGKIMHSDGENFHWFWGPGKLKEASTHSKTVKDFAKRGEKIEPLGVSCTMVAVYWDSCYADGACIEACPVQVFQWYRTEKDIPAKSVIGETFDGTGENSDKEGRKDYTDKSDPIREHDCIWCMICVSVCPPQAIKVDQSNHEFHEKAAGSYQKLGSGQPNPHVH, encoded by the coding sequence ATGCCAATTGATGAGAGTTTCCCAGAAGGTATGGAACCTATTGGAAAAATAATGCATTCAGATGGTGAAAATTTTCATTGGTTTTGGGGGCCTGGTAAGTTAAAAGAAGCCTCAACACATTCTAAGACTGTCAAGGATTTTGCAAAACGGGGCGAAAAAATTGAACCTTTAGGAGTCAGCTGCACTATGGTTGCAGTTTACTGGGATTCATGCTATGCTGATGGAGCATGCATCGAGGCGTGCCCTGTACAGGTATTCCAATGGTACAGAACAGAAAAAGATATTCCAGCTAAAAGTGTAATCGGTGAGACATTTGATGGGACAGGCGAGAATTCAGACAAAGAGGGAAGAAAAGACTACACAGACAAGTCTGATCCAATTAGAGAACATGACTGCATTTGGTGTATGATATGTGTGTCTGTTTGTCCCCCTCAGGCAATCAAGGTAGACCAATCAAACCATGAATTTCATGAAAAAGCTGCTGGTAGTTATCAGAAATTGGGTTCTGGTCAACCAAATCCACATGTCCATTAA
- a CDS encoding DUF488 domain-containing protein — protein sequence MAKVMIKIKRIYEDYSKTDGYRILVDRLWPRGITKERAKIDLWIKEITPSNDLRKWYHDNIEKREQFQKKYLVEIEKNSDSFNEIKKIINDKKTVTLLSASKDPKPIHAIVLQKTLTYKS from the coding sequence TTGGCAAAAGTAATGATTAAAATTAAAAGAATTTATGAAGATTATTCAAAAACTGATGGGTATAGAATATTGGTGGATAGGCTGTGGCCTCGAGGAATTACAAAAGAGCGTGCCAAAATTGATTTATGGATAAAAGAAATCACTCCAAGCAACGATTTACGGAAATGGTATCACGATAACATAGAAAAAAGAGAGCAATTCCAGAAAAAATACCTTGTCGAAATTGAGAAAAATTCCGACTCGTTTAATGAAATTAAAAAAATAATTAATGATAAAAAAACCGTTACTCTTCTTTCTGCATCAAAAGATCCTAAACCTATTCATGCTATCGTTTTACAAAAAACATTAACATACAAATCGTAA
- a CDS encoding DUF2024 family protein, translating into MEIHVYDTYVKAADGHTMHFDVITGEKDHDKAITYGKEWLESIGEGQAEMTTNECQFCHSQGAPEPVEQAIKEKGYFIQKMEGCP; encoded by the coding sequence ATGGAAATTCACGTATACGACACTTATGTCAAAGCAGCAGATGGTCATACCATGCACTTTGATGTAATCACTGGTGAAAAAGATCATGATAAAGCCATAACATATGGTAAAGAGTGGTTAGAATCAATAGGTGAAGGACAAGCAGAGATGACTACAAACGAATGTCAATTCTGCCATTCACAAGGTGCACCAGAGCCTGTAGAGCAGGCAATTAAGGAGAAAGGCTACTTTATCCAAAAGATGGAAGGCTGTCCTTAA
- a CDS encoding cache domain-containing protein, whose protein sequence is MVAIFATSYLSFNSAEKILKENTQNLLIGEASLRGESVENILEERKKDIQVLAQNPELHQLLQTYDENNSSLLNVQRQSFLKIINEYQITIGYSINLEDIKITNKEGTLLFSLIDLKSSNVSDIFESRNSDAVTTPSVEFKILDNNTRKLIVIHPIFEQNSKNILGLLIATIRTTDIDEILLNRSGLGNTGEVYLVNKNHTLISESRFMENIAFNQMVNTLPVTQCFENNADVHGDTYFDYRGESIFGASYCSPNSGFVLIAEIDESETFGPVTALQKEILIVGIIVTSIIGIIAFVLGNLISRPLVKLINAVNQVSDGNFEVRTNIRTKDEIGLLSLAFDSMTKKMQEALISIKQRDDVIKQQEEELLKFSDSDNSYCVGFVDIVNSTKITSSLSDSDTDTFYSIFLNSIASVITKYDGLVVKNIGDALLFYFPRTNQTEDLNAFKKVLDCCIAIVDEHIQINQKMLKNKLPKTDYRISITYGSVRIAKVFTSSVEDIFGSTVNKCSKINRLATTNGVVIGKSLYDLVASFSNDFDFKKIESKEMKDKYGYEAVYSVSKH, encoded by the coding sequence GTGGTTGCAATTTTTGCTACCTCTTATCTGAGCTTTAATTCTGCTGAAAAAATCCTTAAAGAAAATACACAAAATTTACTTATTGGAGAAGCATCGTTGAGAGGTGAATCTGTGGAAAATATATTGGAAGAAAGAAAAAAAGACATACAGGTTTTAGCACAGAATCCTGAATTACATCAACTTCTTCAAACGTACGATGAAAATAATTCATCTCTTCTAAATGTTCAAAGACAATCATTTTTAAAAATAATCAATGAATATCAAATCACTATAGGTTATTCCATTAATTTAGAGGATATAAAAATTACAAACAAAGAAGGAACTCTACTTTTTTCATTAATAGATTTGAAATCATCAAATGTTTCTGATATTTTTGAATCAAGAAATTCTGATGCTGTAACAACCCCTAGTGTTGAATTTAAGATTCTAGACAATAATACGAGAAAATTAATTGTAATCCACCCAATTTTTGAACAAAACTCGAAAAATATTTTGGGTTTGTTAATTGCAACAATACGTACCACTGACATAGATGAAATATTACTAAACAGAAGTGGACTTGGAAATACAGGGGAAGTATATCTGGTAAACAAAAACCATACTCTTATTTCAGAATCACGATTTATGGAGAATATTGCATTTAATCAAATGGTAAATACTCTTCCTGTAACGCAATGTTTTGAAAATAATGCCGATGTACATGGTGATACCTATTTTGACTATAGAGGAGAATCTATTTTTGGTGCTTCATACTGTTCTCCAAATTCAGGCTTTGTTTTAATTGCAGAAATTGATGAATCTGAAACATTTGGGCCTGTTACCGCACTTCAAAAAGAAATTTTGATTGTAGGAATAATTGTCACATCAATAATAGGAATAATTGCATTTGTTCTGGGAAATTTGATCTCAAGACCACTAGTAAAATTGATCAATGCAGTTAACCAGGTGTCTGATGGTAACTTTGAAGTCCGTACAAATATTCGAACTAAAGATGAAATTGGGCTCTTATCTCTGGCATTTGACTCTATGACAAAAAAGATGCAAGAGGCGCTAATTTCAATAAAGCAAAGAGATGATGTCATAAAACAACAGGAAGAAGAGTTGTTGAAATTTTCAGATTCTGATAATAGTTATTGTGTGGGTTTTGTAGATATTGTAAATTCTACCAAAATAACATCATCATTATCAGACTCTGATACGGATACATTTTACAGCATATTTCTTAATTCAATTGCGTCTGTCATCACAAAATATGATGGATTGGTCGTAAAAAACATTGGAGATGCGTTATTGTTTTATTTTCCAAGAACAAACCAAACTGAAGATTTGAATGCCTTCAAAAAAGTTCTTGATTGCTGTATTGCGATTGTAGATGAGCATATACAAATTAATCAAAAAATGCTCAAAAACAAATTACCGAAAACAGACTATAGGATTAGCATCACATATGGATCAGTTAGAATTGCTAAAGTGTTTACATCATCAGTAGAAGATATTTTTGGAAGTACAGTAAACAAATGCTCTAAAATCAACAGATTGGCTACAACAAATGGTGTTGTCATAGGTAAAAGTTTGTATGATTTGGTTGCATCTTTTAGTAATGATTTTGATTTTAAAAAAATTGAATCAAAAGAAATGAAAGACAAATATGGATATGAAGCAGTATATTCTGTATCAAAACATTGA